The sequence GGTCCTCCTCTACCCGATGCAGAGATTGAGACAGTTAAGAGTTGGATTTCAGCCGGTGCACCCGATTGGGCGACGCCACCCCCTAGCATCGACCACACTGTTTCCGGGACGCCTATTCACCCCGGCAATAGGTTTACCATTAACATCAACGCAGAAACAGTCTTCGACGTGGCAAAGTGGCAGCTTAATATTGCCTTCGATCCTGCTGCCCTCGAAGCCGTTGGTGTGAGTGAAGGCGATTTACTGAATATGGGTGGTGGAACAACCACCTTTCAGGGTGGGAGCCGTGATAGCGCAGCGGGTACACTTACAGGGCTCAGTGCGGAGAGGCAGGGTGACCAAGGTATAAGTGGTACTGGCACCCTGCTTCATGTAGCATTCAAGGCAATATCGAGCGGTGAGACCAAAGTGACACTGCAAAACCTCCAGTTCAATGCTAGCGCCGGGTGGAGCGTCCCTGTAGACCCCTATGAAATCTCCCTTACTGTGGAGGAACAAGTTGTCGCTGGGGATGTGAATGGGGACAGACAGGTGAATATTCTAGATCTGGTTTTCGTCGCACAGCAATTTGGGAAAGACGTACCAGCGGATTCGCCGGCGGATGTTACCGGTGACGGTGTTGTCAATATCCTCGACCTCGTCCGGGTGGCACAAGCGTTTGCCGGCTCACCTGCTGCACCCGTGGGTGGGATAGAAAGCATAGATACGACGTTGATAGCAACGTGGATTGTGCAGGCACGATTGGAAGATGACGGTTCACTTGCCTTCAAACAGGGGATAGAGAATCTCCAAAATCTGTTAGCTTCATTGATTCCTGAAGAAACCCTGCTATTGGCAAACTATCCGAATCCGTTTAACCCGGAGACATGGATACCGTATCAGTTGGCGTTCCCCGCAGAGGTAACGCTGACAATCTATGATATGAACGGGCAGCTAGTTCGCCATATAGCGTTGGGATATCAAGCAGCGGGTATGTATCAGAGTCGCAGCCGTGCGGTATATTGGGACGGACGCAATCAGTTTGGTGAATCTGTTGCCAGTGGTCTCTATTTTTACACGCTGACAGCAGGAGACTTCACAGCGACGCGACGGATGGTGATTCTAAAGTAAAGCCTGACACTCAACATAGCGAGGTAGTCTCCCTATCATCTTCTTTTGATGATATACTAAATAATTAGGGTAATCCTGAACCTCAATCAAGGAAAGCAAACATACCATAAAAATAAATAAAGGAGTCTTCAAAATGCAAGTACAGGCTGCGGTAATGCCGACACCGGGACAAATCGAGATTCGTGAATTT comes from Candidatus Poribacteria bacterium and encodes:
- a CDS encoding T9SS type A sorting domain-containing protein; protein product: MTNCKTFQILVLIALFLAAGSQTVSAQIAQEAFAIFEKSCFSCHGTGAPFAAILLIEDHSVLIEKGAVVPGDSDASILYKRLLAEGGALMPLGGPPLPDAEIETVKSWISAGAPDWATPPPSIDHTVSGTPIHPGNRFTININAETVFDVAKWQLNIAFDPAALEAVGVSEGDLLNMGGGTTTFQGGSRDSAAGTLTGLSAERQGDQGISGTGTLLHVAFKAISSGETKVTLQNLQFNASAGWSVPVDPYEISLTVEEQVVAGDVNGDRQVNILDLVFVAQQFGKDVPADSPADVTGDGVVNILDLVRVAQAFAGSPAAPVGGIESIDTTLIATWIVQARLEDDGSLAFKQGIENLQNLLASLIPEETLLLANYPNPFNPETWIPYQLAFPAEVTLTIYDMNGQLVRHIALGYQAAGMYQSRSRAVYWDGRNQFGESVASGLYFYTLTAGDFTATRRMVILK